A single window of Gemmatimonadota bacterium DNA harbors:
- a CDS encoding nitroreductase — translation MDVLEAIHTRRTIFKFKPGGVPKDVIEKTFEAGLWAPNHHLTEPWRFVVLGEETKEILAQRYSEIQEEKAAEGASDEARRILKEAGYAKFMSKPTIIAVACLQDGDEIKNREDYAAACCAMQNVQLAAWAEGIGMQWSTGPITLEENTCKLLDVDTENEYIIGFFYTGYPDEIPEPRRKPLEEVLSWTD, via the coding sequence ATGGACGTTTTGGAAGCTATTCACACGCGGCGCACAATTTTTAAGTTCAAACCGGGTGGTGTGCCCAAAGATGTGATTGAAAAAACTTTTGAGGCCGGTCTTTGGGCACCCAATCACCATTTGACAGAACCGTGGCGATTTGTAGTCCTGGGAGAAGAAACCAAAGAAATACTGGCGCAACGCTACAGCGAAATTCAGGAAGAAAAAGCGGCTGAAGGTGCCAGCGACGAGGCCAGGCGCATATTAAAAGAAGCCGGTTATGCCAAGTTCATGTCAAAGCCCACAATTATTGCAGTGGCCTGTTTGCAAGATGGCGATGAAATCAAGAACAGAGAAGACTATGCAGCCGCGTGTTGCGCCATGCAAAATGTACAGTTGGCTGCTTGGGCAGAAGGGATTGGCATGCAGTGGAGCACGGGGCCGATCACCCTGGAAGAAAACACCTGCAAATTGCTGGATGTAGATACCGAGAACGAATACATCATCGGATTTTTCTATACTGGATATCCGGATGAAATACCAGAACCGAGGCGCAAACCCCTCGAAGAGGTGCTGAGCTGGACGGATTGA